The Geothrix sp. genome has a window encoding:
- a CDS encoding cation:proton antiporter: MFLAFLVHDPLAGTLMLLALLWLSAKLGGELAVRLKLPAVTGELAVGLALTALHRAWPLFPEVAASPAAELLGGLGVVVLMFAVGLESTVPQMLKVGVASLRVALIGVGVPMAAGLAGAWLLLPKGSPFVLDLFIGACLCATSIGISAQVLREKGASDSMEGRIIVGAAVVDDVLGLLVLVAVSGMVASAAPAAEGSMGSSLAWTLLLALGFLVAALTLGRLVTPRLFQLASRFRGEQVLLPLGLGFAFLLAWLGSLAGLASIVGAYAAGLILEPAHIEDLERRERHTLEELVHPLVTVLSPLFFVLMGAKVDPSALFRPATLGFAAVLALLGVAGKYIAGYGGGAGTRAAVVGWGMVPRGEVGLIFVAAGAQLQLNGAPLLSPEIQAGIIGALLLTTVAGPVGLGWVLGKQAGR; the protein is encoded by the coding sequence ATGTTCCTGGCCTTTCTGGTCCACGATCCCCTGGCGGGCACGCTGATGCTGCTGGCCCTGCTGTGGCTGTCGGCGAAGCTGGGCGGGGAGCTGGCGGTGCGCCTGAAGCTGCCCGCCGTCACGGGGGAACTGGCCGTGGGCCTGGCCCTCACGGCCCTGCACCGGGCCTGGCCCCTGTTCCCGGAGGTGGCGGCCTCGCCGGCCGCGGAGCTGCTGGGGGGCCTCGGCGTCGTGGTGTTGATGTTCGCCGTGGGCCTGGAATCGACGGTGCCGCAGATGCTGAAGGTGGGCGTGGCCTCCCTGCGGGTAGCCCTCATCGGCGTGGGAGTGCCCATGGCCGCAGGCTTGGCAGGCGCCTGGCTGCTGCTGCCAAAGGGCTCGCCCTTCGTGCTCGACCTCTTCATCGGCGCCTGCCTCTGTGCAACCAGCATCGGCATCTCCGCCCAGGTGCTGCGGGAGAAGGGAGCCTCCGATTCCATGGAAGGCCGCATCATCGTGGGAGCGGCCGTGGTGGACGATGTGCTGGGCCTGCTGGTGCTGGTGGCCGTCTCGGGCATGGTGGCCAGTGCCGCTCCCGCCGCCGAGGGTTCCATGGGATCCAGCCTGGCCTGGACGCTGCTCCTGGCCCTGGGCTTCCTCGTCGCCGCGCTGACGCTGGGCCGGCTGGTCACGCCGCGTCTCTTCCAACTGGCCAGCCGGTTCCGCGGCGAGCAGGTGCTGCTGCCCCTCGGCCTCGGATTCGCCTTCCTGCTGGCCTGGCTGGGCAGCCTCGCCGGTCTGGCCTCCATCGTGGGGGCCTATGCCGCGGGGCTCATCCTGGAGCCCGCCCACATCGAGGATCTGGAGCGCCGCGAGCGGCACACGCTGGAAGAACTGGTGCATCCCCTCGTGACGGTGCTGTCGCCCCTCTTCTTCGTGTTGATGGGGGCGAAGGTGGATCCGTCCGCGCTCTTCAGGCCCGCCACTTTAGGCTTCGCCGCCGTGCTGGCCCTGCTCGGCGTGGCCGGGAAATACATCGCAGGCTATGGCGGCGGGGCCGGTACCCGCGCCGCCGTGGTGGGCTGGGGCATGGTGCCCCGCGGCGAGGTGGGCCTCATCTTCGTCGCCGCCGGCGCCCAGCTCCAGCTGAATGGCGCGCCCTTGCTGAGCCCCGAGATCCAGGCCGGCATCATCGGCGCCCTGCTGCTCACCACCGTGGCCGGCCCCGTGGGATTGGGGTGGGTCCTGGGGAAGCAGGCAGGGCGGTGA
- a CDS encoding GNAT family N-acetyltransferase → MLFRVGAMGGFSSDKPILRLRRPDDVGEIRDLMVRVYPAPHGPEAIWSAENLVRHMACFPEGQLVVEVGARIVGTATAHRVPIVSALAPHTWSQITGRGTLSTHDPEGEALYGVNIAVDPDWQGVGIGSLLYRARVDLARRLDCRAFVAGARIPGYHRVAYEMEPEAYVEAVVEGRIFDPTLSKQLRVGFQVRGVLRDYAPDVETLGHAALIVLEL, encoded by the coding sequence ATGCTTTTTCGAGTGGGGGCCATGGGCGGATTCTCCTCAGACAAGCCGATCCTCCGTCTCCGCCGGCCGGATGATGTGGGGGAGATCCGGGACCTGATGGTTCGCGTCTATCCGGCACCCCACGGGCCCGAGGCCATCTGGTCCGCCGAGAACCTCGTGCGGCACATGGCGTGCTTCCCCGAAGGCCAGCTGGTGGTGGAAGTGGGAGCGCGCATCGTGGGCACGGCCACGGCCCACCGCGTGCCCATCGTCTCGGCCCTGGCCCCCCATACCTGGTCCCAGATCACCGGCCGGGGCACCCTGTCCACCCATGATCCCGAAGGCGAAGCGCTCTACGGCGTGAACATCGCCGTGGATCCCGATTGGCAGGGGGTGGGCATCGGAAGCCTCCTCTACCGAGCGCGGGTGGATCTGGCCCGGCGCCTGGACTGCCGGGCCTTCGTGGCCGGGGCACGGATTCCCGGTTACCACCGCGTCGCCTATGAGATGGAGCCCGAGGCCTATGTCGAGGCCGTGGTGGAGGGACGGATCTTCGACCCCACCCTCTCGAAACAGCTTCGCGTGGGTTTTCAGGTCCGTGGCGTCCTGCGGGACTACGCGCCCGATGTGGAAACCTTGGGTCACGCGGCCCTCATCGTGCTGGAACTCTGA
- a CDS encoding ABC transporter ATP-binding protein, with protein sequence MTGANTPALQASGLTVPGRLEAVSVTLGPGELVAVVGPNGAGKSTLIQALAGLLPAEGTIHWNGQPLSRVPVAERGRRLAWVSQEAHFEFAFPVRDVVAQGRYAWGDDLTGVAEALSELDLTHLADRPATRLSGGERHRVGLARALATEAPIQLWDEPVAQLDVRHALEVMRLARRLTDAGSTVVVSLHDLRTAYRFDRVLVLDRGRLVGNGKPHDVLTAALIREVFRVEATFVESLVPELPGA encoded by the coding sequence ATGACGGGTGCGAATACTCCCGCCCTCCAGGCCTCCGGCCTGACGGTGCCCGGTCGCCTGGAGGCCGTGTCGGTGACGCTGGGCCCCGGCGAGCTGGTGGCCGTGGTGGGCCCGAACGGCGCGGGCAAGTCCACCCTGATTCAGGCCCTGGCAGGACTGCTGCCCGCCGAGGGCACCATCCACTGGAATGGACAGCCACTGTCGCGAGTCCCCGTTGCTGAGCGGGGCCGCCGCCTGGCCTGGGTGAGCCAGGAGGCCCATTTCGAATTCGCCTTCCCCGTGCGTGATGTGGTGGCCCAGGGCCGCTACGCCTGGGGTGACGACCTCACGGGCGTGGCCGAGGCCTTGTCGGAGCTGGATCTCACGCACCTCGCAGACCGCCCCGCCACGCGCCTGTCCGGAGGCGAACGCCATCGCGTGGGCCTGGCCCGGGCCCTGGCCACCGAGGCACCCATCCAGCTTTGGGACGAGCCCGTGGCCCAGTTGGATGTCCGCCATGCCCTTGAAGTGATGCGTCTGGCGCGGCGCCTGACCGATGCAGGCAGCACCGTGGTGGTGAGCCTCCATGATCTCCGCACCGCCTACCGCTTCGACCGCGTCCTCGTGCTGGACCGGGGCCGCCTCGTGGGCAACGGGAAGCCCCACGATGTGCTGACCGCCGCCCTCATCCGTGAGGTCTTCCGCGTGGAGGCGACCTTCGTGGAGAGCCTGGTGCCGGAGCTGCCGGGGGCATAG
- a CDS encoding OmpA family protein, with amino-acid sequence MRLLLAFLPLVLVSSALVASDPQDDFRWLQFQGGITDHRTKNPDHMQPAIGFGVGTWLNGHVGLEASGLGTFVNYGHGKAKEAHATGSVLFNPFSTPSNLRPFLRLGVGGTTIGGPVSDSGSHTTRLSGMVGLGVQVLLGNQMFASLEGRVVQVETKVSRKEGQALAGIGLRWGNKPQVIATQAPAPPPVVIEAPAPPPQVILVPAPAPPPEVVYVPAPVAPRKIVLDEATLHFANGRAILSPEGREAVNKIASELKEIKAPYQLVISGHTSKVGRPAFNLQLSKDRAAAVAQVLVDAGIPAADIRTEGLSFSQPRVKEVTKADQAMNRRVEIDIKTKSENVEIRDKQTPIVE; translated from the coding sequence ATGCGCCTCCTTCTCGCCTTCCTGCCTCTTGTCCTGGTCTCCAGCGCTCTGGTCGCCTCGGATCCCCAGGACGACTTCCGCTGGCTCCAGTTCCAGGGCGGCATCACCGATCACCGCACCAAGAACCCGGATCACATGCAGCCAGCCATCGGCTTCGGCGTGGGCACCTGGCTCAACGGCCATGTGGGCCTGGAGGCCTCCGGTCTCGGCACCTTCGTCAACTATGGACACGGCAAGGCCAAAGAGGCCCACGCCACCGGCTCGGTGCTCTTCAACCCCTTCTCCACGCCTTCGAACCTCCGCCCCTTCCTGCGGCTGGGCGTCGGTGGCACCACCATCGGGGGCCCTGTCTCAGACAGTGGTTCCCACACCACCCGCCTGAGCGGAATGGTGGGCCTGGGTGTCCAGGTCCTCCTGGGCAACCAGATGTTCGCCAGCCTCGAAGGCCGGGTCGTCCAGGTCGAGACCAAGGTCAGCCGCAAGGAAGGCCAGGCCCTGGCGGGCATCGGCCTGCGTTGGGGCAACAAGCCGCAGGTCATCGCCACCCAGGCGCCGGCCCCTCCTCCCGTGGTGATCGAGGCGCCTGCACCTCCGCCCCAGGTGATCCTCGTGCCCGCGCCCGCCCCTCCCCCGGAAGTGGTCTATGTGCCCGCACCCGTGGCTCCCCGCAAGATCGTCCTGGATGAGGCCACCCTCCACTTCGCCAACGGCAGGGCCATCCTCAGCCCCGAAGGCCGCGAGGCCGTGAACAAAATCGCCAGTGAACTCAAGGAGATCAAGGCCCCCTATCAGCTCGTCATCAGCGGCCACACTTCCAAGGTGGGCCGGCCCGCCTTCAACCTTCAGCTAAGCAAGGATCGCGCGGCCGCCGTGGCCCAGGTCCTGGTGGATGCGGGCATTCCCGCCGCCGACATCCGCACCGAGGGGTTGAGCTTCTCCCAGCCCCGGGTGAAGGAAGTGACCAAGGCCGACCAGGCCATGAACCGACGGGTTGAGATCGACATCAAGACCAAATCGGAAAATGTGGAAATCCGCGACAAGCAGACGCCCATCGTGGAATAG
- a CDS encoding iron ABC transporter permease has translation MKSRLALPALLALLVLAFLASLAFGELRLSFGQVLGALTGGGDEIARTVVRDFRLPRALVGAAAGAALGASGVVMQAFFRNPLASPGLLGVSSGGALGAVAVLALAPATGFAAATLWALPLASILGAFAATGAVLMLAQRGAGTERLLLSGVALNALLGAGTSFLLTTTAGHFEVNAQILFWLMGGLESRSWEHVWMGVPAILSACLLLLPLGRPMDLLSLGEQSAQSLGVDVRRLRRQLIILSTVLTALATAVGGIIGFVGLVVPHVLRLAFGPDHRRLLPYSMIGGAAFLLACDLVTRTFPLGMRLGVVTALIGGPFFLWLLRRPR, from the coding sequence GTGAAATCCCGCCTCGCCCTTCCCGCGCTCCTGGCGCTGCTGGTCCTGGCCTTCCTGGCCTCGCTGGCGTTCGGCGAGCTGAGGCTCAGCTTTGGCCAGGTGCTCGGCGCGCTGACGGGCGGCGGCGATGAGATCGCCCGCACCGTGGTGCGGGATTTCCGCCTGCCCCGGGCCCTAGTGGGGGCCGCGGCGGGGGCCGCCCTGGGCGCCAGCGGCGTGGTGATGCAGGCCTTCTTCCGCAACCCCCTGGCCAGCCCGGGCCTGCTGGGCGTCAGCAGCGGCGGCGCCCTGGGCGCCGTGGCGGTGCTGGCCCTGGCCCCGGCCACCGGCTTCGCCGCCGCCACCCTCTGGGCCCTGCCCCTGGCCTCGATCCTGGGGGCCTTTGCCGCCACGGGCGCCGTGCTCATGCTGGCCCAGCGCGGCGCGGGCACGGAGCGCCTGCTGCTCTCCGGCGTGGCCCTCAATGCCCTGCTGGGCGCCGGCACCAGCTTCCTGCTCACCACCACCGCCGGGCACTTCGAGGTGAACGCCCAGATCCTCTTCTGGCTCATGGGTGGCCTGGAAAGCCGCAGCTGGGAGCATGTGTGGATGGGCGTTCCAGCCATCCTCAGCGCCTGCCTGCTGCTGCTCCCCCTGGGCCGCCCCATGGACCTGCTGAGCCTGGGCGAGCAGAGCGCCCAGAGCCTCGGCGTGGATGTGCGCCGCCTCCGACGCCAGCTCATCATCCTGTCCACTGTGCTCACGGCCCTGGCCACGGCCGTGGGTGGCATCATCGGCTTTGTGGGCCTGGTGGTTCCCCATGTCCTGCGGCTGGCCTTCGGCCCGGACCATCGTCGCCTGCTGCCCTACTCCATGATCGGAGGGGCCGCCTTCCTCCTGGCCTGCGACCTCGTCACGCGGACCTTCCCCCTCGGCATGCGCCTCGGCGTCGTCACCGCCCTCATTGGCGGTCCCTTCTTCCTGTGGCTGCTCCGGAGGCCGCGATGA
- a CDS encoding chloride channel protein: MAPEIETEPGDENPLASPVPSPSPSPLTLPTRVRSLRVLAQARRLALAVLPLGACIGVVAALALTGIERFEALLQGQGLRTAAMVATPLVGLLLTGLWLQLSGLGEVSLGHDLAEARHHPLGTFRFLPSLGKAAACALTIGFGGSAGVEGPARWLGAAVGAQFHRLFRRLARRFRWARRLLAQPGVVVMAGSAAALAAVFRAPIAGALLATEHDGDLSTDRLAPALAASASGFLAFIAIRGGTPLLGAASSYHLVAREILWALPLGLGCAVAASFYRRLLRFGRHHLSRLPLPARAGLAGLGLMILALPGAWLWPGLPVTQGGGIELVTHLLRGGTLPSQALAFLALKLAATALTFAGGGVGGTWLPSVTMGAALGAAFEAWAGLGQPGLFVLVGASAFTGAVHRSLLTPVVFLAETTGQAALVVPALVATVAAYQASGPE; the protein is encoded by the coding sequence ATGGCCCCCGAGATCGAGACGGAACCCGGCGACGAGAACCCCTTGGCTTCCCCAGTTCCATCGCCCTCGCCTTCTCCGTTGACCCTGCCAACCCGCGTGCGGAGCCTTCGCGTGCTGGCCCAGGCGCGGCGCCTGGCGCTGGCGGTGCTGCCCCTGGGGGCCTGCATTGGTGTCGTGGCGGCCCTCGCCCTGACGGGGATCGAACGGTTCGAGGCACTGCTCCAGGGACAGGGCCTGCGCACCGCGGCGATGGTGGCCACACCCCTGGTCGGCCTATTGCTCACCGGCCTGTGGCTCCAGCTTTCGGGGCTGGGAGAGGTTTCGCTGGGGCACGATCTGGCGGAGGCCCGCCACCATCCCCTGGGCACCTTCCGGTTCCTCCCCAGCCTGGGCAAGGCCGCGGCCTGCGCCCTGACCATCGGCTTCGGCGGCAGCGCGGGGGTGGAGGGCCCTGCCCGATGGCTGGGCGCTGCGGTGGGCGCGCAGTTCCATCGGCTCTTCCGCCGCCTGGCCCGGCGGTTCCGCTGGGCCCGGCGCCTGTTGGCCCAACCAGGCGTGGTCGTGATGGCGGGCTCGGCGGCGGCCCTGGCCGCGGTCTTCCGCGCACCCATCGCCGGGGCCCTGCTCGCCACGGAGCACGATGGCGACCTCAGCACGGACCGCCTGGCGCCGGCCCTGGCGGCCTCCGCCTCGGGCTTCCTGGCCTTCATCGCCATCCGCGGCGGCACCCCTCTTCTTGGCGCAGCCAGTTCGTACCACCTGGTGGCCCGCGAGATCCTGTGGGCGTTGCCCCTGGGGCTCGGCTGCGCCGTGGCCGCCTCCTTTTACCGGCGCCTGCTGCGCTTCGGACGCCACCACCTCAGCCGCCTTCCCCTCCCGGCGCGCGCCGGGCTGGCGGGGCTGGGCCTGATGATCCTTGCCTTGCCCGGTGCCTGGCTCTGGCCCGGACTGCCGGTGACCCAGGGCGGCGGCATTGAGTTGGTGACCCACTTGCTCCGCGGCGGCACCCTGCCTTCCCAAGCCCTGGCTTTCCTGGCCCTGAAACTGGCGGCCACGGCCCTCACCTTCGCCGGGGGCGGCGTGGGCGGCACCTGGCTGCCCTCCGTCACCATGGGCGCCGCCCTGGGTGCGGCCTTCGAAGCCTGGGCGGGCCTCGGCCAGCCCGGCCTCTTCGTGCTTGTGGGCGCCAGCGCCTTCACGGGTGCCGTCCATCGCAGCCTGCTCACCCCAGTGGTCTTCCTGGCGGAAACCACGGGCCAGGCGGCCCTGGTGGTCCCCGCTCTGGTGGCCACGGTCGCCGCCTATCAGGCCTCAGGCCCGGAATGA
- a CDS encoding glycosyltransferase family 2 protein, translating to MPWIDLATWTAAMPLLAGLVLLRRHWARLPMLPADPPPQPVASVCLCIPVRNEILEVAAALEGWLAQDHPALRIVVVDDGSTDGSTAVLRAQEQAHPGRLRVLRNDHLPPGWLGKNYALHLASEQPEARVADWLLFADADVQAAPDLLRRALAFATAHPTHPADILALLPGVDTVGWAERAVLPLAASAFLVLIPPHRVPLPRHPAFCGVGAFTLVRRQAYDAAGGHAAAPLEAIDDMMLARRMKAAGFVNRVARGGPDLHLRMYHGLGELVRAMRKNAAALPAWWLLPLALPPALLIGLAPVWLPFAGHPGLALLLWLLVPAMAGDVQQRLTGRPMDLLWALWPLNVLVFAAGTAWAFTDRLRGVNHWRGRDVKLR from the coding sequence ATGCCCTGGATCGATCTCGCCACCTGGACCGCCGCCATGCCGTTGCTCGCGGGCCTGGTGCTGCTGCGCCGCCACTGGGCGCGGCTGCCGATGCTGCCGGCGGATCCGCCACCGCAGCCCGTGGCCTCCGTGTGCCTCTGCATCCCCGTGCGGAACGAAATCCTCGAGGTGGCGGCGGCTTTGGAGGGCTGGCTGGCCCAGGACCATCCGGCCCTGCGGATCGTGGTGGTGGACGACGGCTCCACGGACGGCAGCACGGCGGTGCTCCGCGCCCAGGAGCAAGCCCATCCGGGTCGCCTGCGCGTCCTCCGCAACGACCATCTCCCCCCCGGCTGGCTGGGGAAGAATTACGCCCTGCATCTGGCCAGTGAGCAGCCCGAGGCGCGGGTGGCGGACTGGCTGCTCTTCGCGGATGCCGATGTCCAGGCGGCCCCCGACCTGCTCCGGCGGGCCCTGGCCTTCGCCACCGCACACCCCACGCACCCCGCGGACATCCTCGCGCTTCTCCCCGGCGTGGATACCGTAGGCTGGGCGGAGCGCGCCGTCCTTCCCCTGGCCGCCTCCGCCTTTCTGGTCCTGATACCGCCCCACCGGGTGCCCCTGCCGCGCCATCCGGCTTTCTGCGGCGTGGGTGCCTTCACCCTGGTGCGGCGCCAGGCCTACGACGCGGCGGGCGGCCATGCGGCCGCTCCCCTGGAGGCCATCGACGACATGATGCTCGCCCGACGGATGAAGGCGGCGGGCTTCGTCAACCGGGTGGCGAGGGGAGGTCCGGATCTGCACCTGCGGATGTACCATGGCCTGGGCGAACTGGTACGGGCCATGCGGAAGAATGCCGCCGCCCTGCCCGCCTGGTGGCTGCTGCCTCTGGCCCTGCCGCCCGCCCTGTTGATCGGTCTGGCGCCGGTCTGGCTGCCCTTCGCCGGTCACCCCGGACTCGCGCTCCTGCTCTGGCTGCTGGTCCCCGCGATGGCGGGTGATGTGCAGCAGCGCCTGACGGGGCGGCCCATGGACCTCCTGTGGGCCCTGTGGCCCTTGAATGTGCTGGTCTTCGCCGCGGGCACGGCCTGGGCCTTCACGGACCGCCTGCGGGGCGTGAACCACTGGCGGGGGCGGGATGTGAAGCTGCGCTAG
- a CDS encoding carbon-nitrogen hydrolase family protein has product MRFTAPTPFLSRPVRVCGIQYGLRPVADFSAFAEQVENYVDVGDDYDSDVIVFPELLAVQLLSCITRDFAPAEAMRRLAEQFTDGFEDLFLRLSTKYDRILVAGTHPRFVDGKLQNVASVFVPGHRPVHQPKLHLTPTERNVWHFEPGHEIHIIDTDFGRMGVSICYDVQFPEVARIQAEQGVQLLVVPYLTDDRRGYSRVTTCARARAVENQIYVVTAGMVGSLPLITDLTAQYAQSGVYTPSDFPFPMDGIATEAAPNSEMVLVGDIDLAVLDQTRAKGSVLNHQDAAQDGLHVTFDGRICMHRLPWLKQTDEPTVPPD; this is encoded by the coding sequence ATGCGGTTCACGGCCCCCACTCCCTTCCTCTCCCGCCCCGTGCGGGTCTGCGGCATCCAGTACGGCCTGCGCCCGGTGGCGGACTTCTCCGCCTTTGCTGAGCAGGTGGAGAACTATGTGGATGTCGGCGACGACTACGACTCCGATGTCATCGTGTTTCCGGAACTGCTGGCCGTGCAGCTGCTCAGTTGCATCACCCGGGACTTTGCCCCCGCCGAGGCCATGCGGCGCCTGGCGGAGCAGTTCACGGACGGATTCGAGGATCTCTTCCTCCGCCTCTCGACCAAGTACGACCGCATCCTGGTGGCCGGCACACACCCCCGCTTCGTGGACGGCAAACTTCAGAATGTGGCGTCCGTCTTCGTGCCGGGCCACAGGCCCGTGCACCAGCCCAAGCTGCACCTCACACCCACGGAACGGAATGTCTGGCACTTCGAGCCCGGCCACGAGATCCACATCATCGACACGGACTTCGGGCGGATGGGCGTGTCCATTTGCTACGATGTGCAGTTCCCGGAGGTGGCCCGCATCCAGGCCGAGCAGGGCGTCCAGCTGCTCGTGGTGCCCTACCTCACCGATGACCGGCGCGGCTACAGCCGCGTGACCACCTGCGCCCGGGCCCGGGCCGTGGAGAACCAGATCTATGTGGTCACCGCGGGCATGGTGGGCAGCCTGCCCCTCATCACGGACCTCACGGCGCAGTACGCCCAGAGCGGCGTCTACACGCCCTCGGACTTCCCCTTCCCCATGGACGGCATCGCCACCGAGGCCGCCCCCAACTCCGAGATGGTGCTGGTCGGGGACATCGACCTGGCGGTTCTCGATCAGACCCGCGCCAAGGGGTCGGTGCTGAACCACCAGGATGCCGCCCAGGACGGCCTGCATGTGACCTTCGACGGGCGGATCTGCATGCACCGCCTGCCCTGGCTCAAGCAGACGGACGAGCCCACGGTCCCTCCTGACTGA